A stretch of the Vigna radiata var. radiata cultivar VC1973A chromosome 7, Vradiata_ver6, whole genome shotgun sequence genome encodes the following:
- the LOC106767293 gene encoding uncharacterized protein LOC106767293 isoform X2 yields MHGGGPLNPINSFSFFLSSKHCLPKASCFLFHHALHFSIFIPLSIIGNQKRKKKKKKKTMDETNFLLELKFVSSLCLHNFFNLLCEQTVSFLSVFSSDPLFHCVVTFCTLVFLYLPNLFLKVVLSPVLILTSILLLSILRLGAIQKSRHDTRENQRKHDEPSIIYEENRGRKCRGEKQSSTPIQPNETETTEQVHQRVHSETEADFDVGFEPSSCFKEWNVKAPLEVIYEEYGEGEEAGDDANENVGFVRYPSLSRFYPESDSDSESDSDFPAIGDWDSPEDVEFRWGQEGEEEEEEEDREGLIEIALDGFKRKRGMEFHFDEENLIEIDISPSRYRELSGDDEVFSGIQLFKHETPPSN; encoded by the exons ATGCATGGTGGTGGCCCTTTAAATCCCATCAattccttctcctttttcttaTCATCCAAACACTGCCTGCCTAAAGCTTCATGCTTTCTCTTCCATCATGCccttcatttttctattttcattccCCTCTCAATCATAGGTAaccagaagagaaaaaagaaaaaaaaaaaaaaaacaatggatgaaaCTAACTTTCTCTTGGAGTTGAAGTTCGTTTCTTCCTTGTGCCTTCATAACTTCTTCAACCTTCTATGTGAACAAACAGTGTCCTTTCTGTCCGTGTTCTCTTCGGATCCCCTGTTTCATTGCGTCGTCACGTTTTGTACCTTGGTTTTCCTCTACTTGCCGAACCTTTTCTTGAAGGTAGTGTTATCGCCGGTTCTCATTCTCACTTCGATTCTCCTTCTCTCCATTCTCCGCCTCGGTGCAATTCAGAAGTCACGACACGATACGAGGGAAAATCAAAGGAAGCACGACGAACCATCCATCATTTATGAAGAAAACAGAGGAAGAAAATGCAGGGGAGAGAAACAGAGTTCGACCCCGATCCAACCCAACGAAACAGAGACGACAGAACAAGTGCACCAACGGGTTCATTCGGAAACAGAGGCCGATTTCGACGTGGGTTTTGAGCCAAGTTCGTGTTTTAAGGAGTGGAACGTGAAAGCGCCGTTGGAGGTGATATACGAGGAGTATGGTGAAGGTGAAGAAGCAGGTGATGATGCAAACGAGAACGTGGGTTTTGTAAGGTACCCTTCGTTGTCGCGGTTTTACCCAGAATCGGATTCGGATAGCGAATCGGATAGTGATTTTCCGGCGATCGGAGATTGGGACTCGCCGGAGGACGTTGAGTTCAGGTGGGGccaagaaggagaagaagaggaggaagaagaagacagAGAAGGGTTGATTGAGATAGCACTTGATGGATTCAAGAGGAAGAGGGGCATGGAGTTTCATTTCGATGAAGAGAATTTGATTGAGATTGATATTTCTCCGTCAAGGTACAGAGAACTTTCCGGCGATGACGAAGTGTTTTCCG GTATTCAACTGTTCAAGCATGAAACTCCTCCCTCTAATTGA
- the LOC106766976 gene encoding probable RNA 3'-terminal phosphate cyclase-like protein codes for MGKTAYKRLLGSQSFRQRLLLATLSSTPILIEDIRADETWPGLRNHEISLLRLFETVCDDCHVEINETGTKLKYKPGTIIGGRQHSAHDCGLSRSIGYFLEPLIVLCLFAKHPLTIRLKGITNDSKDPSVDTFKSTALPILKRFGVPSEGLELKIESRGLPPNGGGEVILSLPVVQSLSAVSWIDEGFVKKIRGTTFSTRVSVQFENSMIKATRGIINPLVSDVHIFSDHRSGPQAGNSPGYGISLVAETTSGCFISADTAVSHARDDDTSSLADDAKGDLMPPEDIGVATANALLGEIAQSGVVDSTHQGLLFLLCALCPQDVSKVRVGKLSQHGVETLRNIRDFLNLKFIIKPEPNSQSVFLKCVGYGMKNLSRKVS; via the exons ATGGGGAAAACAGCATACAAGAGGTTGTTGGGAAGCCAGAGCTTCCGGCAACGCCTTCTTCTTGCTACTCTCTCTTCAACTCCCATTCTCATTGAAGACATTCGTGCTGATGAGACATGGCCAGGTCTCCGCAACCACGAGATTTCACTTCTCCGTCTCTTCGAAACTGTCTGTGATGATTGCCACGTAGAAATCAACGAAACtg GTACCAAATTAAAGTACAAACCTGGAACTATTATTGGTGGCAGGCAACACAGTGCGCACGATTGTGGCCTCTCGCGCTCCATTGGCTATTTTTTGGAGCCACtcattgtgttgtgtttgtttgCTAAACATCCCCTCACCATTAGGCTCAAAG GAATTACAAATGATTCTAAGGATCCATCGGTTGATACCTTCAAGTCTACTGCTTTACCCATATTGAAGCGCTTTGGAGTTCCCTCTGAAGGCTTGGAGCTTAAAATAGAGAGTCGTGGATTACCTCCCAATGGTGGTGGCGAAGTTATTTTATCACTTCCTGTTGTTCAGAGTCTATCT GCTGTTAGTTGGATTGATGAAGGTTTTGTGAAGAAAATTAGAGGAACTACCTTTTCAACCAGAGTATCTGTTCAGTTTGAAAATAGCATGATTAAAGCTACCCGTGGAATAATCAATCCGCTGGTTTCTGATGTGCACATTTTCTCGGATCACAGATCAGGTCCTCAGGCTGGAAA TTCTCCTGGCTATGGGATTTCTCTTGTTGCGGAAACTACTTCTGGTTGCTTCATCTCTGCAGACACTGCCGTTTCTCATGCGAGGGATGATGATACTTCTAGTCTTGCAGATGACGCAAAAGGAGACCTGATGCCTCCAGAGGATATTGGTGTGGCGACTGCCAATGCTTTACTGGGTGAGATAGCTCAAAGTGGAGTGGTAGATTCAACACATCAG GGCTTGCTATTTCTTCTTTGTGCACTATGCCCTCAAGATGTTTCAAAGGTTCGCGTTGGAAAACTTTCCCAGCACGGGGTTGAAACTCTGAGAAACATAAGggattttctaaatttgaagtTCATTATCAAACCAGAGCCGAATTCACAGTCAGTTTTTCTCAAGTGTGTCGGTTATGGCATGAAGAACCTTTCTCGAAAGGTATCATAA
- the LOC106767293 gene encoding uncharacterized protein LOC106767293 isoform X1, whose protein sequence is MHGGGPLNPINSFSFFLSSKHCLPKASCFLFHHALHFSIFIPLSIIGNQKRKKKKKKKTMDETNFLLELKFVSSLCLHNFFNLLCEQTVSFLSVFSSDPLFHCVVTFCTLVFLYLPNLFLKVVLSPVLILTSILLLSILRLGAIQKSRHDTRENQRKHDEPSIIYEENRGRKCRGEKQSSTPIQPNETETTEQVHQRVHSETEADFDVGFEPSSCFKEWNVKAPLEVIYEEYGEGEEAGDDANENVGFVRYPSLSRFYPESDSDSESDSDFPAIGDWDSPEDVEFRWGQEGEEEEEEEDREGLIEIALDGFKRKRGMEFHFDEENLIEIDISPSRYRELSGDDEVFSAKFAGIQLFKHETPPSN, encoded by the exons ATGCATGGTGGTGGCCCTTTAAATCCCATCAattccttctcctttttcttaTCATCCAAACACTGCCTGCCTAAAGCTTCATGCTTTCTCTTCCATCATGCccttcatttttctattttcattccCCTCTCAATCATAGGTAaccagaagagaaaaaagaaaaaaaaaaaaaaaacaatggatgaaaCTAACTTTCTCTTGGAGTTGAAGTTCGTTTCTTCCTTGTGCCTTCATAACTTCTTCAACCTTCTATGTGAACAAACAGTGTCCTTTCTGTCCGTGTTCTCTTCGGATCCCCTGTTTCATTGCGTCGTCACGTTTTGTACCTTGGTTTTCCTCTACTTGCCGAACCTTTTCTTGAAGGTAGTGTTATCGCCGGTTCTCATTCTCACTTCGATTCTCCTTCTCTCCATTCTCCGCCTCGGTGCAATTCAGAAGTCACGACACGATACGAGGGAAAATCAAAGGAAGCACGACGAACCATCCATCATTTATGAAGAAAACAGAGGAAGAAAATGCAGGGGAGAGAAACAGAGTTCGACCCCGATCCAACCCAACGAAACAGAGACGACAGAACAAGTGCACCAACGGGTTCATTCGGAAACAGAGGCCGATTTCGACGTGGGTTTTGAGCCAAGTTCGTGTTTTAAGGAGTGGAACGTGAAAGCGCCGTTGGAGGTGATATACGAGGAGTATGGTGAAGGTGAAGAAGCAGGTGATGATGCAAACGAGAACGTGGGTTTTGTAAGGTACCCTTCGTTGTCGCGGTTTTACCCAGAATCGGATTCGGATAGCGAATCGGATAGTGATTTTCCGGCGATCGGAGATTGGGACTCGCCGGAGGACGTTGAGTTCAGGTGGGGccaagaaggagaagaagaggaggaagaagaagacagAGAAGGGTTGATTGAGATAGCACTTGATGGATTCAAGAGGAAGAGGGGCATGGAGTTTCATTTCGATGAAGAGAATTTGATTGAGATTGATATTTCTCCGTCAAGGTACAGAGAACTTTCCGGCGATGACGAAGTGTTTTCCG CCAAATTTGCAGGTATTCAACTGTTCAAGCATGAAACTCCTCCCTCTAATTGA